From Trichoderma atroviride chromosome 1, complete sequence, one genomic window encodes:
- a CDS encoding uncharacterized protein (EggNog:ENOG41) yields MFYNAETYCWEGNENALNAFDGSNSTPSSNSVPPHLVRDKEASAPRPALITNISGTKGVQVVGGMVFDPQNMCWLKLGPQNMTASEATDSLDNFTGFEEEEDVFKDIPDLEDTTVTDAQEGGQASDIKDDWLVGEEFDVGPEFIRRQREEEERWRKKCEKWTNHSPRDRDAWRWTIRELVSQFDDFAVPSVAR; encoded by the coding sequence ATGTTTTACAACGCCGAGACGTATTGCTGGGAAGGAAACGAGAATGCTCTCAATGCGTTTGACGGATCGAACTCGACGCCGTCCTCGAATTCCGTCCCTCCGCACCTGGTTCGAGATAAAGAAGCCTCAGCACCTCGACCGGctctcatcaccaacatcaGCGGCACTAAAGGTGTGCAAGTGGTTGGTGGTATGGTATTCGATCCTCAAAACATGTGCTGGCTCAAACTCGGCCCTCAGAATATGACGGCATCCGAGGCTACCGACAGCCTGGATAACTTCACCGGCttcgaagaggaagaggatgtcTTCAAAGATATTCCGGATCTTGAAGACACGACGGTCACTGACGCACAGGAGGGTGGTCAAGCCAGTGACATTAAGGATGACTGGCTGGTGGGCGAAGAATTCGACGTCGGCCCTGAATTCATCCGAAGGCAgcgtgaagaagaggagaggtgGCGGAAGAAGTGTGAGAAGTGGACGAACCACAGCCCTCGAGACCGAGATGCTTGGCGATGGACTATTCGCGAGCTCGTGTCCCAATTTGACGACTTTGCGGTGCCGAGTGTAGCTAGGTAA
- a CDS encoding uncharacterized protein (EggNog:ENOG41), with protein MHRNIKIKDSRLTNPARPKAAVSLTFSNKPVPPQTRIPRLNHERSHSTALEPVSESGGPITHRVRRPQSRVGHSNQLSVTSLPTPTTSTFSAAPAPRRAELSRPPFSVRNEPPTTNAQLLRQKRSLAAVRARNPPAAKPLAARLERPSSRTETRPKTPQERQQAISHGSPGQRKSSIPFLPAGASHLQSQHAASKTVRGLRRFDSDTTIETRPTSRALARPGLRSPSPHRYKVAADTWERLSRPKGKRHFGDGHELDAFDDLPTSKETESRFLKQPSAGNPNKRRAYQVPPPSQPPAQVDRNKTPSPWKAAPGPAMRGAYTPQLCTRHCGQPHCARDSSSPSDAKRRPVGFSVCSTSTDEKQYSAAVPSGAADQPNQKTETTPATETTPYRELERR; from the coding sequence ATGCATCGGAATATCAAGATCAAGGATAGTCGCCTGACGAACCCAGCCAGGCCAAAGGCGGCTGTGTCGTTGACATTCAGCAACAAGCCTGTGCCGCCACAAACGAGGATCCCGCGTCTCAACCACGAGAGATCCCATTCTACGGCTCTAGAGCCCGTGTCAGAGAGTGGTGGCCCGATCACACATCGGGTTCGCCGACCACAATCTCGTGTTGGCCATTCCAATCAACTATCGGTCACAAGTCTGCCAACGCCTACCACATCTACCTTTTCTGCTGCCCCAGCTCCTCGCAGGGCGGAACTGTCCCGACCTCCCTTTTCTGTTAGGAACGAGCCACCTACGACAAATGCCCAACTGCTCAGGCAGAAGCGGTCTCTGGCGGCTGTTCGAGCTCGAAACCCTCCTGCTGCTAAACCTCTGGCAGCACGGCTAGAGAGACCATCTTCACGTACAGAGACCCGGCCCAAGACGCCGCAAGAACGACAACAGGCTATCAGCCACGGGAGCCCTGGGCAGCGGAAGAGCTCGATACCCTTTCTTCCCGCAGGGGCTTCTCACCTGCAGTCGCAGCACGCTGCTTCCAAAACTGTGCGAGGGTTGCGTCGCTTTGATTCCGACACCACAATCGAAACACGCCCTACATCCAGGGCATTGGCAAGGCCAGGCCTGCGATCGCCCAGTCCACACCGTTACAAAGTGGCCGCTGATACGTGGGAACGCCTAAGCAGACCAAAGGGTAAACGGCACTTTGGTGATGGCCATGAACTGGATGCCTTTGATGACCTACCGACTTCAAAGGAGACGGAGAGTCGATTTTTGAAACAGCCTTCTGCCGGCAACCCTAACAAACGGAGAGCATACCAggtgccgccgccatcacaaCCTCCTGCGCAGGTGGATAGAAACAAAACGCCCTCTCCATGGAAGGCGGCACCAGGGCCGGCGATGCGAGGCGCATATACCCCCCAGCTTTGCACGAGACACTGCGGCCAGCCGCATTGCGCGCGAGACAGCTCTAGCCCATCGGACGCCAAGCGGCGGCCCGTTGGCTTCAGTGTCTGCTCAACGAGCACCGACGAGAAGCAATACTCAGCAGCCGTCCCATCTGGCGCAGCCGACCAACCGAATCAGAAGACCGAAACGACCCCAGCAACTGAAACCACACCTTATCGCGAACTTGAACGGCGGTAA
- a CDS encoding uncharacterized protein (EggNog:ENOG41), whose protein sequence is MEPLRLKPRQPVEEVENWDDEDFIVDGDELSLRPTSTAVTTNAQPRRRDSTSSHISLRSDLDSLHGEEQHVHLPADDERSTMAAIAAAERAGIPLPKNVPSSALTGGTIKRLGGKKGRRIIDEDWENDLDLPEGHQSFQMKPRTQADFPETLRKVSAGSMQSSMQNSPKKAPKSARDSRRSSIMSTSSVLSAALSLDKFRDTEDEDDDFFGDGLDTIKVSKSRPPRLMPFVTPPTPVAPELSIEPLDDDFERDLELPSDGKLKLSARRDIPKAPFSLSEDIDWGEGSSLGTRYGGTRRDARSTRSSSVSAMSPSLSSTFTVESEDETFDGLVLPPGHLNFQERLHLRKTNPPPEDIPEEPPAEAASPPKEEIPCRRSGAARLLGGA, encoded by the coding sequence ATGGAGCCGCTGCGGTTAAAGCCCAGACAGCCAGTGGAGGAGGTAGAGAACTGGGACGATGAAGACTTTATTGTAGACGGCGATGAGTTGAGCCTACGGCCTACGAGCACCGCTGTCACTACCAATGCACAACCACGTCGACGCGATTCCACTTCGTCCCACATTTCGCTGCGCTCCGATCTGGACTCTTTGCATGGGGAGGAACAACACGTCCACCTCCCAGCCGACGATGAGCGATCTACCATGGCTGCCATAGCCGCCGCCGAGAGGGCTGGAATTCCCCTGCCCAAGAATGTGCCGTCGTCTGCACTGACTGGAGGCACGATCAAGAGGCTGGGTGGGAAGAAGGGCCGCCGGATTATTGACGAAGACTGGGAAAACGACCTAGATCTGCCCGAAGGGCACCAAAGCTTCCAAATGAAGCCTCGAACCCAGGCCGACTTCCCCGAGACTCTGCGCAAGGTCAGCGCGGGCTCGATGCAGAGCTCAATGCAGAATAGCCCCAAGAAGGCACCAAAGTCCGCAAGGGATAGCCGAAGAAGCTCCATCATGTCAACCTCGAGCGTCCTATCGGCCGCGCTCAGCCTGGACAAGTTTAGGGACacggaagacgaagacgacgacttctttggcgatggccttgacaCAATCAAAGTCTCCAAGAGCCGACCACCTCGGCTGATGCCCTTTGTCACGCCCCCAACCCCCGTTGCGCCTGAGCTGTCAATAGAGCCGCTAGACGATGACTTTGAAAGAGATCTGGAGCTGCCATCTGACGGCAAACTGAAGCTGTCTGCTAGAAGAGACATTCCCAAGGCGCCGTTTTCACTATCAGAGGATATAGACTGGGGCGAgggcagcagccttggcacTAGATATGGAGGCACTCGACGAGATGCAAGGTCGACTAGGAGTTCGTCGGTCTCGGCTATGAGCCCCAGTCTCTCCAGCACGTTCACGGTGGAGAGCGAAGACGAAACATTCGACGGCCTTGTACTACCTCCCGGCCATCTCAATTTCCAAGAGAGACTGCACCTGCGCAAGACCAACCCACCGCCGGAAGATATCCCCGAGGAGCCACCTGCCGAAGCGGCATCCCCCCCCAAAGAAGAGATTCCCTGCCGCAGAAGTGGAGCAGCAAGACTTCTTGGAGGGGCTTGA
- a CDS encoding uncharacterized protein (EggNog:ENOG41), whose product MANTTRVIKFPRDDDESAHVLIQVAQKGSKPLDVKLVGTEGEAQYVAILKHDRLASLQVSNCPVSESEWQSTLQSLFALQPAADIQATASVKTETSLSITVRKRVQGITQRLGSIELKFDADEVIELFKWCAESVDALVQSNAALAEAAAHAKELETTVKELKSQLDELVTSKQDDETALLQKFRDLLNEKKVKIREQQKVIAAGSFPNSQSASQRFSQTLDPQPSHTPAPSGPRKRKVQAAASSSKNPENDEMDVEKIKSEPEDSEPENTPEDTADDTASGDSDEDDDGNEDNGDGNVSETGADNISQPAPKAPQKKANEQPPPPRSLPFTKKKAPVKPPTTGNETDSDDEL is encoded by the exons ATGGCAAACACAACGCGAGTCATCAAGTTCCCgcgagatgacgatgaatcAGCTCATGTGCTCATTCAAGTCGCCCAAAAGGGCTCTAAACCCTTGGACGTAAAGCTCGTTGGAACAGAGGGTGAAGCACAATATGTGGCAATCT TGAAACACGATCGATTAGCTTCGCTTCAAGTCTCAAACTGTCCCGTCTCCGAATCAGAATGGCAGTCAACTTTGCAATCTCTGTTCGCGTTACAGCCTGCCGCGGATATCCAAGCAACAGCCAGTGTCAAGACCGAGACCTCTTTATCCATCACAGTTCGAAAGAGAGTCCAAGGTATTACT CAACGACTCGGCTCTATAGAGCTAAAGTTCGATGCTGATGAGGTTATCGAGCTTTTTAAATGGTGTGCCGAATCAGTCGACGCATTGGTACAGAGTAACGCGGCTCTGGCTGAAGCCGCCGCTCATGCTAAGGAGCTTGAAACCACCGTGAAGGAGCTAAAATCGCAGCTGGACGAGCTCGTAACGTCAAAGCAAGACGATGAAACAGCCCTCCTTCAGAAGTTCCGGGACCTTCTCAACGAAAAGAAAGTCAAAATTCGCGAGCAGCAAAAGGTCATTGCCGCCGGCTCGTTTCCAAATAGCCAGTCCGCATCTCAACGGTTTTCTCAAACATTGGATCCCCAGCCATCTCACACGCCCGCCCCGTCTGGGCCTAGAAAGAGAAAAGTCCAGGCTGCGGCCTCCTCATCGAAGAACCCAGAGAATGATGAAATGGATGTGGAAAAGATCAAGTCTGAGCCCGAGGATAGCGAACCAGAGAATACCCCGGAGGACACTGCAGACGACACGGCGTCTGGCGAtagtgatgaagatgatgatggtaaTGAAGATAATGGTGACGGCAATGTCTCCGAGACAGGAGCTGATAATATCTCACAACCGGCGCCCAAGGCACCTCAGAAAAAGGCCAATGAgcagccgcctcctccaaggAGCCTCCCGtttacaaagaagaaggctccAGTCAAACCGCCCACAACGGGAAACGAGACAGACTCTGACGATGAATTGTGA
- a CDS encoding uncharacterized protein (EggNog:ENOG41), whose translation MLQGYLYASRLITRTLPLRILSGPSTRHPTRYRGARTMASSGKQFEGVSLDELPKSWNFTASLPPDATFPTPADSHKTPRDQITPRQVRDALFTWVRPSEQKDPELLAVSPAALKDLGIKAGEEKTEAFRQFVAGNKLYGWDETKLEGGYPWAQCYGGFQFGQWAGQLGDGRAISLFETTNPESNVRYELQLKGAGLTPYSRFADGKAVLRSSLREFVVSEALNALKIPTTRALSLTLLPHSKVLREATEPGAIVLRLAQSWLRLGTFDLLRARGDRDLIRKLATYIAEDVFGGWEKLPGRLESPDEPTKSPSPKRGVPASEVEGPSDAAENRFQRLYREIIRRNAVTVAHWQAYGFMNGVLNTDNTSVYGLSMDYGPFAFMDTFDPAYTPNHDDYTLRYNYKNQPTIIWWNLVRLGETLGELLGIGPQVDDETFIAKGIRQEQEKELVERAENLITQAGEEYKAVFLNEYKRLMTARLGLRHFKETDFDELFSEGLDTMEALELDFNHFFRRLSTIILADIKTQEGRKEKAAIFFHKEGPSEVVGEETAKEKIAQWLEKWRVRVLEDWKEESSHDLSEEKDAERRQAMKQVNPNFVPRGWILDEVIRRVEKEGDRQVLDRITHMALHPFEDSWDGAVIDGVEYKGNPEEEQRWVGDVPRLGRSLQCSCSS comes from the exons ATGCTGCAGGGATATCTCTATGCAAGTCGGTTGATAACACGGACTCTGCCACTGAGGATCCTCAGTGGGCCATCGACAAGGCATCCCACTCGATATAGGGGAGCGCGAACCATGGCTTCATCGGGGAAACAGTTTGAAGGTGTCTCGTTGGATGAGCTGCCAAAGTCATGGAATTTCACAGCTTCACTACCTCCGGACGCAACCTTCCCAACTCCGGCAGACTCACACAAGACCCCTCGAGATCAAATCACGCCTCGCCAGGTCCGCGATGCTCTTTTTACATGGGTGCGGCCAAGTGAACAGAAAGATCCCGAGCTGCTGGCTGTGAGCCCTGCGGCATTGAAAGATCTTGGCATCAAAGCAGGCGAAGAGAAAACCGAAGCCTTCCGCCAGTTTGTAGCTGGCAACAAGCTCTATGGCTGGGATGAGACGAAGCTGGAGGGCGGATACCCTTGGGCGCAGTGCTACGGAGGCTTTCAGTTTGGGCAGTGGGCAGGCcagcttggagatggaagggccatttctctttttgagACAACCAATCCAGAGTCCAACGTACGATATGAGCTACAGCTTAAAGGTGCTGGCTTAACGCCGTACTCTCGATTCGCAGATGGAAAGGCAGTACTTAGGTCTAGCCTGCGAGAGTTTGTCGTTTCCGAAGCACTCAACGCACTCAAGATACCGACCACTAGGGCTCTATCTCTTACTCTACTTCCTCACTCTAAAGTTTTGAGAGAGGCCACGGAGCCGGGCGCAATTGTACTCCGGTTGGCTCAGTCGTGGTTGCGACTGGGAACTTTTGACCTTCTAAGGGCAAGGGGAGATCGCGATCTCATCAGGAAGCTCGCAACATATATTGCGGAGGACGTTTTTGGCGGATGGGAAAAGCTTCCAGGACGACTAGAGTCTCCTGATGAACCAACCAAATCACCATCCCCTAAGCGTGGAGTACCAGCTTCCGAAGTTGAGGGACCAAGCGACGCAGCAGAGAACAGATTTCAGCGGCTATACCGGGAGATTATTAGGCGTAACGCTGTGACTGTGGCTCATTGGCAAGCATATGGATTCATGAATGGCGTGTTG AACACGGATAATACATCAGTTTACGGCCTATCGATGGACTATGGGCCTTTTGCATTTATGGATACCTTTGACCCAGCATATACACCAAACCACGATGACTACACGCTGCggtataattataaaaaccAGCCGACCATCATCTGGTGGAACCTAGTGAGGCTTGGCGAGACTCTTGGAGAACTTCTCGGCATTGGTCCTCAAGTTGACGATGAGACTTTTATCGCCAAAGGCATCaggcaagagcaagagaaagaACTGGTTGAGAGGGCAGAAAACCTAATCAcacaagctggagaagagtaCAAAGCTGTGTTCTTGAATGAATACAAACGATTAATGACAGCGAGACTCGGTCTGCGTCACTTCAAAGAGACGGATTTTGATGAGCTCTTTAGCGAAGGGCTTGATACTATGGAAGCTTTAGAGTTGGATTTCAATCACTTTTTCCGCCGCTTGAGTACCATTATATTGGCGGACATCAAGACTCAAGAGggacgaaaagaaaaggctgcaatcttcttccacaaAGAAGGGCCATCTGAAGttgttggagaagagactgcgaaggagaagattgccCAATGGCTGGAAAAGTGGCGCGTGCGCGTCTTGGAAGACTGGAAAGAAGAGTCTTCTCACGACTTATCTGAAGAGAAGGATGCTGAAAGAAGACAAGCTATGAAGCAAGTCAACCCCAATTTCGTCCCTCGAGGCTGGATTTTGGATGAAGTTATACGGCGGGTCGAGAAAGAAGGCGATCGGCAGGTCTTGGATCGCATCACGCACATGGCACTGCATCCATTTGAAGATTCTTGGGATGGAGCCGTAATCGACGGCGTTGAATATAAAGGCAACCCAGAGGAAGAGCAGAGGTGGGTTGGCGATGTTCCCAGGTTGGGGCGATCACTGCAATGCAGCTGTAGTTCATAG
- a CDS encoding uncharacterized protein (EggNog:ENOG41), which translates to MAGDEASPSRPSSSASSELPSLDDLIREQVIFSQIKKQQQQQRQPNGGDDCINRPTRESSSSGSDVIIISESDFANNNNNNFASSSSSSNSMDSSSRRSSSMTGQSMSGSVSNDINSSSSNSGDTMDMDMDMSVNTDQDDGDSNTDDNSPIPPLTSISAAVFVPIPDSNKLLQPLNLDANSPAYHRAALDLVTSHESSVRNNLNALFHREMFRVRADIAAEVEKNNMPPFDYAAARAHVRARDEDLLRRDCDAMIANMRAPDVSNLKYGVTNIPVPNMSVAVTYAPVGSPREFAAAEVMKVIAAAAGDLVGFDRHVRSRRTAIKKQIQDAEAGAGAGAGAEAGAGRMDID; encoded by the coding sequence ATGGCCGGGGACGAAGCTTCACCAAGTCGACCCTCTTCATCCGCTTCTTCGGAGCTACCGTCGTTGGACGATCTGATACGAGAACAAGTCATATTTAGTCAgatcaagaagcagcagcaacagcaacggcaacCCAATGGCGGTGATGACTGCATCAACCGACCCACCAGAGAGagcagtagcagcggcagcgacgTCATAATCATCAGCGAAAGCGACTttgccaacaacaacaacaacaactttgccagcagcagtagcagcagcaacagcatggatagcagcagtagaagaagcagttCCATGACTGGCCAAAGCATGAGTGGAAGTGTCAGCAACGAcatcaatagcagcagcagcaatagcgGCGATAcgatggacatggacatggacatgaGCGTCAACACCGACCAAGACGATGGTGATAGCAACACCGACGACAACTCCCCCATCCCGCCCCTCACCagcatctccgccgccgtcttcgtccCCATCCCAGACTCCAacaagctcctccagccccTCAACCTCGACGCCAACTCCCCAGCCTACCACCGCGCCGCCCTCGACCTCGTCACCAGCCACGAGTCCTCCGTGCGCAACAACCTCAACGCGCTCTTCCACCGCGAAATGTTCCGCGTCCGCGCCGACATCGCCGCCGAGGTTGAAAAGAACAACATGCCGCCCTTTGACTacgccgccgcccgcgcTCACGTGCGCGCCCGCGACGAGGACCTTTTGCGCCGCGACTGCGACGCCATGATTGCAAACATGCGCGCCCCGGATGTGTCCAATCTCAAGTACGGCGTGACAAACATCCCCGTGCCCAACATGAGCGTGGCCGTGACGTATGCGCCCGTCGGGTCACCGCGCGAATTCGCCGCGGCGGAGGTCATGAAGGTGATTGCCGCGGCGGCGGGCGACTTGGTTGGTTTTGATAGACATGTGCGCAGCAGAAGaacagccatcaagaagcagaTTCAGGATGCGGAGGCGGGGGCGGGGGCGGGGGCGGGAGCAGAGGCAGGGGCAGGGAGGATGGACATCGACTAG
- a CDS encoding uncharacterized protein (EggNog:ENOG41), which yields MAEPQPPFPGADRIRSLTDQDSIFRAFDAYPWTKDSAFLSGLRAILGAPNPSNPQNGSLRDIATHARIFYYAQRIGVQIDFAAYQTWLSQHPEYPPPHIVPSEYEQQQSSEPASASSASATAWQQAAPKADLYVDRSAQSQASGEGGEPSYPLAFAEMIKLIQEGKPIPGIRQIPNTIERDPTVKPVGSRPVPRKPWEKEATATADTGAEGIVNALDLEFPPVEHQVEGEATAAATGSS from the exons ATGGCAGAGCCCCAGCCACCCTTCCCGGGAGCAGATCGAATCCGCTCATTAACAGACCAAGACTCCATCTTCAGAGCCTTTGACGCCTACCCCTGGACAAAAGACTCTGCGTTTCTG TCCGGCCTCCGCGCCATCCTCGGCGCCCCAAACCCATCCAACCCCCAAAATGGCTCCCTGCGTGACATCGCCACCCACGCCCGCATCTTCTACTACGCCCAGCGCATCGGCGTCCAAATCGACTTCGCCGCCTACCAGACCTGGCTCTCTCAGCACCCAGAATACCCACCTCCGCACATCGTCCCCTCAGAGTACGAACAGCAGCAGTCATCGGAACcggcatcggcatcttcTGCCTCCGCCACAGCATGGCAGCAAGCCGCCCCCAAAGCCGACCTCTACGTCGACCGTAGTGCCCAGTCTCAGGCTTctggcgagggcggcgaacCATCGTATCCTCTGGCTTTCGCAGAGATGATCAAGCTTATCCAGGAAGGCAAGCCGATTCCCGGCATCAGACAGATCCCCAACACTATTGAACGAGATCCC ACTGTTAAACCCGTTGGATCTCGTCCCGTGCCCAGAAAACCTTGGGAGAAAGAGGCTACCGCAACCGCTGATACGGGTGCCGAAGGTATTGTGAATGCTCTGGATCTGGAGTTTCCCCCTGTTGAGCATCAGGTAGAAGGAGaagcaacagctgctgcgacaGGATCTTCATGA